From the genome of Nicotiana tabacum cultivar K326 chromosome 17, ASM71507v2, whole genome shotgun sequence:
CTTCTCCACCTCCTCTTTAGCCTCCTTAGGTTTTAGATATGTcaaaaagtccagaaaataacgtttttccatgtatatataccaagtagggtcgggcccagacgaaaacaTCTTTTCCTGCGCGAAATAGGATAATTGCTCTGTACAAATTGCACAGGCGCCCCGCTTGGGGCGACACGCCACGTGGGGCATTAGTGGGGATTTCGAGAGAGTTGATTTCTGACAGATGGCAGGATTTTACACAGGCGCGGCGCTAGTGTAGTTTTCTTAGAGTCTGGCTTTTTGCTTcgattttgacatccagacttggtcttcgacccccgaacgcgatcccggcttaatcccttggacttttactcagatttcaaagctccaaatcactcgaattagctccataacatttacatagctcggaattctcctacaaggcataaaatacacaattagtgcaaaatactagcgattaaagctcaaactcacttaaagtgcagtaaattggagtgcaataagcgactaaaatacgagattatagcttGCCAtcatttatgtgaacctatttcctttttggcatgttaaaaaaagaatgacccctttctaaatttagaaataattagcttaaacttccaattctacccttaatgagaagcttttataatcacacaaatatgcTTGGCCCTTTATTttacttgtttaggaccacaaatttaaaaagtctttattttttcttaaatttcgtgcctaATCAAACAATTTCACAAACGGAGGGAGTAACTTTTATTCTCGGTAAGTCATTGACTTTCTAGCCCCAAAGTTTGATTTGACGGACGTAGCTACATTATGGCTTCTATTGTAATTCATTATGTAACGGAAGATCATTAAAAACTATCTCCTACGTTCACTTTTAATTGTCCATTTTTTACTTTGCACTCCTTTTAGTAGTTAATAATGATGTTCACTTTTGATTTTGCACTCCTtttactccatccgtttcaatttagataagGTAATTTTACTTGacatgaagtttaagaaaaaaaaaaagaattttaaaaattatggtcttaaaagtttaaggggtaaaGCTTTGTGGGCccataacatttgtgtggttataaaaatttcttattaagggtaaattgggtaaaatgaagagtttaaaattgaattatattttaaatttagaaatgcgtcatttattttggaacaaactaaaaagtaaagtacctcatctaatttgacACAGAAGGAATAATAGTTAATAATAATTTGGAGAATGAATAGTTAATAATAAGgataaaacagaaaaaaaaaattgtctttttttttatttagtatAGCGGACAAGTAAAAGTTAACGGAATATTAATTGACATCTACAATTATTATTTAGCACCCGAATTTGCCACGTGGCTCATTTTAATCCCATCCCCTTTTGTCACTGGACCCTACAATTAGTATCGCTTAGCACCTGAATTTGCTAGGTGGCTCATTTTAAACCCATTTCTTCTTCACTGGACCCCTTCCGTGTGCTTTTTTACCCACCCGCCCCACCCTTTTCCCCCAACTTCTTCTCTCCACTTGAAATGGGGTTGACTGGCAGCAATTCTCTTCGTTTCTGCCTCTTTTCGTTCTTCATTTTCCCCACAATTTgtaatttaaaatttttgttgtcatttttgctTTTCAAGGTTTTGCAACAGTTGGTTAGAGTAGCTAATAATTTTCATGTCATCTCTGTAAGGGGGAAAAGAGGAACGCAAAAGGAATTGCAGTaacaattggaaagaagaagagcACGGAAGTAAACAACTTGCACATGAACTGCAAATTGGAACAAAACTAAAACAGAATATATAGATCTGGATAGAAAGCAGAGGTTGGTGAACATTCTCATCGTCTTTGCCACCTACGTTGAAATTGCCAGCGTCCGACTGTTAATTAACGCCACCAGAACAACGATTTCGTTCAAGCTCCTTCTCAATCTCATCCACGATTGGTCCAAGCACACTGACAAAATCTTCATCCAACACATTAAACCAGCCAACGACACTAGCTTGATTTATGATTTTATCTAAGCACAACAGATATACTGTATCATACATGTGTCTATCATCCTTGAAGGAACCCAAGAGCCACGTTTCCTCCAATTCTTGGAACAGTCCACTTTGAAATGCAGCAGCGTCTGCTTCCTTTATCGTCTTAAAAAATGCACAATGCCTTGATATAGCTCCTCTAACATTGTCTTTTCCTCCTTCAAGAACTGCACGGAAGACGAGCCTAGCCATATTCTCAACTGCGATATCTCCTAGTAAAGCGAGGAATAAAGACATGTTATCTAGTTGTAGATGTGCCTGTATAGCTTTATAGCCCAACCGTTCATTATATCTATGCTCCTTAATTTCTTGCACCCTTAACACTCGCTTTACAGACTTGCAACATTCTTTAGCTGTTGCAAGTCTGCCCTCTGTGAAATTCCAGATTTTCGGCAGACTACCCATGAGTTTTACAGCTATTCCCTCTTGCGGTTTGTCTTTAAGAAGCTGCAAAGACAGAATTACTTTATATAAGAAACAGGACAATAGTTTTTGTTGATATGATCAGTAGTTCCTTTTGTGGTGCTACATCTCCAAAGATAATAGTTCATACAGGTTTGGTCCTGCTATCCACAAGAATTCTCTAATCTTAGGTCAATAAGCTTGTGTAATTTTCaattaacttcttttttatgACGATTATTTCTAAGAAAAGCTTCTTGTGTAATCTTTTCTAAATATGCATATTATGATCttccttaaataaataaaagtgaggAAGCATGCAGTGAATTGGACGAAAAAGCTAGAATGCCTACTTCTACGAAGTATTTTTCATACTCCGCAATCTTTTCAGCATTGTCCTTATATTGCTTTTCATAGACATTGATCAAATCTCGGTGTGCTTGTTCCTCCTCCTCAAGCTCCTTTATAAGGTTTGCTTGTTGGATATTTTCGCTTTTTAGCCGATCTTCTTCTTCCATCAGTTGATATTCGTGACCAGATATCTGCACATAAAGGAAAATCGAAAAGAGACTAAATTACACAAAAATTATCCTACCATGTGAAAGCTGGCgtttaaaaaccctaatcggCAGACAAATCCAAACTTGGAATTACAAATGCAAGAAAGGAGGTCATTCGAGTTAACTGGAATGAAGGGTATTTCCACCCGAAACTGTTGTTGTTCAGACGCAGATAAATTAATATATAACAAATCTCAAAAACAGAGGCAGTTACAAGATAGATGCATAGCCAGCAAGCAGTAGTGTTAATTTTTACTAAATTTATTTAtactaaaaagagaaaacaaatct
Proteins encoded in this window:
- the LOC107821166 gene encoding uncharacterized protein LOC107821166, which translates into the protein MEEEDRLKSENIQQANLIKELEEEEQAHRDLINVYEKQYKDNAEKIAEYEKYFVELLKDKPQEGIAVKLMGSLPKIWNFTEGRLATAKECCKSVKRVLRVQEIKEHRYNERLGYKAIQAHLQLDNMSLFLALLGDIAVENMARLVFRAVLEGGKDNVRGAISRHCAFFKTIKEADAAAFQSGLFQELEETWLLGSFKDDRHMYDTVYLLCLDKIINQASVVGWFNVLDEDFVSVLGPIVDEIEKELERNRCSGGVN